The following proteins are encoded in a genomic region of Agromyces sp. CF514:
- a CDS encoding MraY family glycosyltransferase, with product MTLFLALAIVAALVTLVGSYVVWKLSLKYRLYPKIRERDVHTRPTPRLGGIAMFVGILVAFGAAWFVSSLGPTRFANVAIIFQDPTQVLAILGAALLIVLIGVADDIWDLDWTTKLAGQFIAAGLIAWQGVSIVSLPIGGILVGSSWMFATLTVFVIVLVMNAVNFIDGLDGLVAGVSLIANGVFFVYTYLLVQQTSPTNYFNLASMIAIILVGACAGFLPLNWRPAKLFMGDAGALLVGLLMATSAIAVTGQLNPAGVGFNQLFAAFIPIILPVIVLLIPLLDFGLAVVRRLRAGKSPFAADRKHLHHRLLDMGHSHLNAVLIFYGWTAVASIGCLLTYVFPVYFGISARWAFLLLGVGFVACAIVTLAPLGRRKRLTVAAEATTYAPVAPHLDELEGGAVQVAGAADAAADRSSDEAVADEPATGEAEGEAAAGAGGSDGGPAPAQNA from the coding sequence ATGACCCTGTTCCTCGCGCTCGCGATCGTCGCCGCGCTCGTGACCCTCGTCGGGTCCTACGTCGTCTGGAAGCTGAGCCTGAAGTACCGGCTCTATCCCAAGATCCGCGAGCGCGACGTGCACACCCGCCCGACGCCGAGGCTCGGCGGCATCGCGATGTTCGTGGGCATCCTCGTGGCGTTCGGCGCGGCGTGGTTCGTCTCGAGCCTCGGTCCGACGCGGTTCGCGAACGTCGCGATCATCTTCCAGGACCCGACGCAGGTGCTCGCCATCCTCGGCGCGGCGCTGCTCATCGTGCTCATCGGCGTCGCCGATGACATCTGGGACCTCGACTGGACCACGAAGCTCGCCGGGCAGTTCATCGCCGCGGGCCTCATCGCCTGGCAGGGCGTGTCGATCGTCTCGCTGCCCATCGGCGGCATCCTGGTCGGCTCGTCGTGGATGTTCGCGACCCTGACGGTGTTCGTGATCGTGCTCGTGATGAACGCGGTCAACTTCATCGACGGCCTCGACGGCCTCGTCGCGGGCGTCTCGCTCATCGCCAACGGCGTGTTCTTCGTCTACACGTACCTGCTCGTGCAGCAGACCTCGCCGACGAACTACTTCAACCTCGCGTCGATGATCGCGATCATCCTGGTCGGCGCCTGCGCCGGATTCCTGCCGCTCAACTGGCGGCCGGCGAAGCTGTTCATGGGCGATGCGGGCGCGCTGCTCGTCGGCCTCCTCATGGCGACCTCGGCCATCGCGGTCACCGGACAGCTGAACCCCGCAGGCGTCGGCTTCAACCAGCTCTTCGCCGCCTTCATCCCGATCATCCTCCCCGTGATCGTGCTGCTCATCCCGCTGCTCGACTTCGGCCTCGCGGTCGTGAGGCGCCTCCGCGCGGGCAAGTCGCCGTTCGCGGCAGACCGCAAGCACCTCCACCACCGCCTGCTCGACATGGGCCATTCGCACCTGAACGCGGTGCTCATCTTCTACGGCTGGACCGCGGTCGCGTCGATCGGATGCCTCCTCACCTACGTGTTCCCGGTGTACTTCGGCATCAGCGCGCGCTGGGCCTTCCTGCTCCTCGGCGTCGGGTTCGTGGCGTGCGCGATCGTCACGCTCGCGCCGCTCGGCCGGCGCAAGCGCCTGACCGTCGCGGCCGAGGCCACGACGTACGCGCCGGTCGCACCGCACCTCGACGAGCTCGAGGGCGGCGCGGTGCAGGTCGCGGGCGCGGCGGATGCCGCGGCCGACCGTTCGAGCGACGAGGCCGTCGCCGACGAGCCGGCGACGGGCGAAGCCGAAGGCGAGGCGGCAGCCGGCGCGGGCGGCTCCGACGGCGGCCCGGCTCCGGCCCAGAACGCATAG
- a CDS encoding F0F1 ATP synthase subunit B, whose protein sequence is MLHAVLSAATEGGETHSPVIPEGYDILWSSVCFIIILIFFWKYVLPRVQKMLDERGEAIEGNIAKADEAQRKAEAALEEYTAQLADARAEAGQIRETAREDGKKIVAEAKDTAISEAARVTASAQAQIEAERQSALVSLRSEVGTIAIDLASGVIGESLTDDQKAQAVVDRFLADLEASEQAAAGETK, encoded by the coding sequence GTGCTTCATGCAGTACTGAGCGCTGCAACCGAGGGTGGCGAGACCCACAGCCCGGTCATCCCCGAGGGTTACGACATCCTCTGGTCGTCGGTCTGCTTCATCATCATCCTCATCTTCTTCTGGAAGTACGTGCTGCCGCGCGTCCAGAAGATGCTCGATGAGCGCGGAGAGGCCATCGAGGGCAACATCGCGAAGGCCGACGAGGCCCAGCGCAAGGCCGAGGCCGCTCTCGAGGAGTACACCGCCCAGCTCGCCGACGCGCGCGCCGAGGCCGGTCAGATCCGCGAGACCGCTCGTGAAGACGGCAAGAAGATCGTCGCCGAAGCCAAGGACACCGCGATCTCCGAGGCGGCTCGCGTCACCGCGAGCGCGCAGGCGCAGATCGAAGCCGAGCGCCAGTCCGCGCTCGTGTCGCTCCGCTCCGAGGTCGGCACCATCGCGATCGACCTGGCATCCGGCGTCATCGGCGAGTCGCTGACCGACGACCAGAAGGCCCAGGCCGTGGTCGACCGGTTCCTCGCCGACCTCGAGGCGTCCGAGCAGGCCGCCGCAGGGGAGACGAAGTAA
- a CDS encoding ATP-binding cassette domain-containing protein, with protein sequence MPLAIDARGLRKRFGRTEVLEGLDLAVQAGTIFALLGPNGAGKTTTINILTTLVRPDEGTASVAGHDVRSRPDEVRRRISLTGQSAAVDEVLTGTENLVMLGRLSGLSARGARVRAAELLERFDLADAAGRRVGTYSGGMRRRLDLALSLVVPVPVIFLDEPTTGLDTRSRQELWSVIRSLADDGATVFLTTQYLEEADRLADRVAVIDRGRIAAEGTADELKARIGGEVVELRDAAGTLLAELPTDGTVHGLRAAVEQVDRLPASAAAGATVSIRRPSLDDVFLAITGRDAASAIEDPAQDGRRRTELQEVK encoded by the coding sequence ATGCCACTCGCCATCGACGCTCGCGGGCTCCGCAAGCGCTTCGGTCGCACCGAGGTGCTCGAAGGCCTCGACCTCGCCGTCCAGGCGGGCACGATCTTCGCCCTGCTCGGGCCCAACGGGGCAGGCAAGACCACGACCATCAACATCCTCACGACGCTCGTGCGACCCGACGAGGGCACCGCCTCGGTCGCCGGCCACGACGTGCGCTCGCGGCCAGACGAGGTACGCCGCCGCATCAGCCTCACCGGGCAGTCGGCCGCGGTCGACGAGGTGCTCACGGGCACCGAGAACCTCGTCATGCTCGGCCGGCTCTCGGGTCTGTCCGCACGGGGCGCGCGGGTCCGCGCGGCCGAGCTCCTCGAGCGTTTCGACCTCGCGGATGCCGCGGGCCGCCGCGTCGGCACCTACTCGGGCGGCATGCGGCGACGCCTCGACCTCGCGCTCAGCCTCGTCGTGCCGGTGCCGGTGATCTTCCTCGACGAGCCGACCACCGGACTCGACACGCGCAGCAGGCAGGAGTTGTGGTCCGTCATCCGATCGCTCGCCGACGACGGGGCCACCGTGTTCCTCACGACGCAGTACCTCGAGGAGGCCGACCGCCTCGCCGACCGTGTCGCCGTGATCGATCGCGGCCGGATCGCGGCGGAGGGCACCGCCGACGAGCTCAAGGCCAGGATCGGGGGAGAGGTCGTCGAACTGCGCGACGCCGCGGGCACCCTGCTGGCCGAGCTGCCCACCGACGGCACCGTGCACGGTCTCCGCGCCGCGGTCGAGCAGGTCGACCGCCTCCCGGCGTCGGCGGCGGCCGGGGCGACGGTCTCGATCAGGCGCCCCAGCCTCGACGACGTGTTCCTCGCCATCACCGGCCGCGACGCGGCATCCGCCATCGAGGACCCTGCCCAAGACGGCCGCCGCCGTACCGAACTCCAGGAAGTGAAGTGA
- a CDS encoding F0F1 ATP synthase subunit delta, translating to MGSATREALAASRAGLASSGRADMSVAEDLLAAVRLIAGSGHLRTALTDTEADDAQKSALVAGVFGGRIVPGAVSLLTAAASQRWSSQADFLDGVEELGLRVAADAAGEGVDLDDELFTFERAVASDAELELSLGSKLGANDAKARLVERLLGSGKADPATLVVVRHLVLSPRGRRIGAMLRAAAGVIADQRGFEVATVTTAVSLSAAQLARLEQGLAVKAGRRIRFDTIVDPAVLGGVRVQIGDDVIDGSVASRLSSLRQKLAG from the coding sequence ATGGGTAGCGCTACGAGAGAGGCCCTGGCCGCCTCGCGGGCCGGGCTCGCGTCGTCGGGCCGGGCCGACATGTCGGTCGCCGAGGACCTCCTCGCCGCGGTTCGACTCATCGCCGGTTCCGGCCACCTGCGCACCGCGCTCACCGACACCGAAGCCGATGACGCGCAGAAGAGCGCGCTGGTCGCCGGGGTGTTCGGCGGTCGCATCGTGCCCGGTGCGGTGTCGCTGCTCACCGCCGCGGCATCGCAGCGGTGGTCGAGCCAGGCCGACTTCCTCGACGGCGTCGAGGAACTGGGCCTCCGGGTCGCAGCCGATGCCGCGGGCGAAGGCGTCGATCTCGACGACGAGCTGTTCACGTTCGAACGCGCCGTCGCCTCCGACGCGGAACTCGAGCTCTCGCTCGGTTCCAAGCTCGGAGCGAACGACGCCAAGGCGCGTCTCGTCGAGCGGCTGCTCGGCTCGGGCAAGGCCGACCCGGCCACGCTCGTCGTGGTTCGCCACCTGGTGCTCTCGCCTCGCGGTCGCCGCATCGGTGCGATGCTTCGCGCCGCTGCCGGCGTGATCGCCGACCAGCGCGGATTCGAGGTCGCGACGGTCACGACCGCCGTGTCGCTGAGCGCCGCTCAGCTGGCGCGACTCGAGCAGGGACTCGCCGTCAAGGCGGGTCGCCGCATCCGATTCGACACCATCGTCGATCCCGCCGTGCTCGGTGGGGTCCGCGTGCAGATCGGCGACGACGTCATCGACGGCAGCGTCGCCTCTCGCCTCAGCTCGCTGAGGCAGAAGCTTGCCGGCTGA
- the atpB gene encoding F0F1 ATP synthase subunit A, with translation MSLLVPLSTNDGEFHGPSIDEFFPGALLFEGTAFEINRIMLVRFVAVVALLLVFWLGTRRLRVVPGRFQSLVEMGLDVVRVNIAEDLLGKKDGKRFLPILTTMFFMILFMNITGIIPFLNIAGTSVIGVPLVLAIVAYVTFIYAGVKKSPKNFFKNSLFPSGVPWPVYIIVTPIELISTFVIRPITLTLRLMMNMIVGHLLLVLFFAATQFFVFTMGGWWTLLGAGTLAFGFAFTLFEILVAVLQAYVFALLTAVYIQLAVAEEH, from the coding sequence CTGAGCCTTCTGGTTCCCCTTTCAACCAACGATGGTGAATTCCACGGGCCGTCGATCGACGAATTCTTCCCTGGAGCGCTCCTCTTCGAAGGCACTGCCTTCGAGATCAACCGCATCATGCTCGTCCGCTTCGTCGCGGTCGTCGCACTGCTCCTGGTCTTCTGGCTCGGCACGCGCCGTCTGCGCGTGGTGCCCGGCCGATTCCAGAGCCTCGTCGAGATGGGTCTCGACGTGGTGCGCGTCAACATCGCCGAAGACCTCCTCGGCAAGAAGGACGGCAAGCGGTTCCTGCCGATCCTCACGACGATGTTCTTCATGATCCTGTTCATGAACATCACGGGCATCATCCCGTTCCTGAACATCGCCGGCACCTCCGTCATCGGCGTGCCGCTGGTCCTCGCGATCGTCGCCTACGTGACCTTCATCTACGCGGGCGTCAAGAAGAGCCCCAAGAACTTCTTCAAGAACTCCCTCTTCCCCTCGGGTGTTCCGTGGCCGGTGTACATCATCGTCACGCCGATCGAGCTCATCTCGACGTTCGTGATCCGCCCGATCACGCTGACCCTGCGACTCATGATGAACATGATCGTCGGTCACCTCCTGCTCGTGCTCTTCTTCGCAGCCACGCAGTTCTTCGTCTTCACGATGGGCGGCTGGTGGACTCTCCTCGGTGCCGGAACCCTGGCCTTCGGGTTCGCGTTCACGCTGTTCGAGATCCTCGTCGCAGTACTGCAGGCATACGTCTTCGCACTCCTCACCGCGGTCTACATCCAGCTCGCGGTCGCAGAAGAGCACTGA
- the cysK gene encoding cysteine synthase A, with translation MAQIFDNITEAFGRTPLVRLNRVTEGAGATVLGKLEFYNPSASVKDRLGIAIVDAAEASGELAAGGTIVEGTSGNTGIALAMVGAARGYKVILAMPETMSAERKALLKAYGAQLVLTPGSEGMKGAVARAEQIAAETPGAVLAKQFANQANVEIHRRTTAEEIWADTDGGVDIFISGIGTGGTISGVGQVLKDRKPEVQVIGVEPEESPILNGGAPGPHKIQGIGANFVPEILDREVYDEIFDVNIDQAVATARLLGTEEGILGGISSGATVYAAIQVAKRPENAGKTIVVILASYGERYLSTVLYEGLLD, from the coding sequence ATGGCCCAGATCTTCGACAACATCACCGAGGCCTTCGGTCGCACCCCGCTCGTGCGCCTGAACCGCGTCACCGAGGGTGCAGGCGCCACCGTGCTCGGCAAGCTCGAGTTCTACAACCCCTCCGCGAGCGTCAAGGACCGCCTCGGCATCGCCATCGTCGACGCCGCGGAGGCGTCGGGCGAGCTCGCCGCCGGCGGCACCATCGTCGAGGGCACCAGCGGAAACACCGGCATCGCCCTCGCCATGGTCGGCGCGGCGCGCGGCTACAAGGTCATCCTCGCGATGCCCGAGACCATGTCGGCCGAGCGCAAGGCGCTCCTCAAGGCCTACGGCGCGCAGCTCGTGCTCACGCCCGGCTCCGAGGGCATGAAGGGCGCCGTCGCACGCGCCGAGCAGATCGCCGCCGAGACCCCCGGCGCGGTGCTCGCCAAGCAGTTCGCGAACCAGGCCAACGTCGAGATCCACCGTCGAACGACCGCCGAGGAGATCTGGGCCGACACCGACGGCGGCGTCGACATCTTCATCTCCGGCATCGGCACGGGCGGCACCATCTCGGGCGTCGGCCAGGTGCTCAAGGATCGCAAGCCCGAGGTGCAGGTCATCGGCGTCGAGCCCGAGGAGTCCCCCATCCTGAACGGCGGCGCCCCCGGACCCCACAAGATCCAGGGCATCGGCGCGAACTTCGTGCCCGAGATCCTCGACCGCGAGGTCTACGACGAGATCTTCGACGTCAACATCGACCAGGCCGTCGCCACCGCGCGCCTGCTCGGCACCGAAGAGGGCATCCTCGGCGGCATCTCGTCCGGCGCCACCGTCTACGCCGCGATCCAGGTCGCGAAGCGCCCCGAGAACGCCGGCAAGACCATCGTCGTGATCCTCGCGAGCTACGGTGAGCGCTACCTGTCGACCGTGCTGTACGAAGGTCTGCTTGACTGA
- a CDS encoding L-threonylcarbamoyladenylate synthase, translating to MTAIYDCSVESQLLTGLRLARGAIGRGQLVVIPTDTVYGVAADAFDPAAVTRLLEAKGRERTSPPPVLIPGIPTLDALASEVPEPVRQLVGEFWPGGLTVILNAQPSLTWDLGETRGTVALRMPDSRIALELLAETGPLAVSSANLSGLPAATTAAEAADMLGESVAVYLDGGSAGADYDAIGERPGDTSSTIIDATGLTGGTGTIRIVRAGVISRERIAAVVGDELLAPDAVAAPALAAPAVEPAEGGPAAAPADVASAASADADVPSAASDDSTGAAAS from the coding sequence ATGACTGCCATCTACGACTGTTCGGTCGAATCCCAGCTGCTCACCGGCCTCCGTCTCGCGCGCGGGGCGATCGGCCGAGGCCAGCTCGTCGTGATCCCGACCGACACGGTCTACGGCGTCGCCGCCGACGCGTTCGACCCGGCCGCGGTCACGCGACTGCTCGAGGCGAAGGGGCGCGAGCGCACGTCGCCGCCGCCGGTGCTGATCCCCGGCATCCCCACGCTCGACGCGCTCGCGAGCGAGGTGCCCGAGCCGGTGCGGCAGTTGGTCGGCGAGTTCTGGCCGGGCGGGCTCACCGTCATCCTGAACGCCCAGCCCTCCCTCACCTGGGATCTCGGCGAGACCCGCGGCACGGTCGCCCTGCGCATGCCCGACAGCCGCATCGCGCTCGAACTGCTCGCCGAGACCGGCCCGCTCGCGGTCTCCTCGGCGAACCTGAGCGGCCTGCCCGCAGCCACGACCGCCGCCGAGGCCGCCGACATGCTCGGCGAATCGGTCGCCGTCTACCTCGACGGGGGCTCGGCGGGCGCCGACTACGACGCGATCGGCGAGCGCCCCGGCGACACGAGCTCCACGATCATCGACGCGACCGGGCTCACGGGCGGCACCGGCACGATCCGCATCGTGCGCGCGGGCGTGATCTCGCGCGAGCGCATCGCCGCGGTCGTCGGCGACGAGCTGCTCGCGCCCGACGCGGTCGCTGCTCCGGCGCTCGCGGCTCCGGCGGTCGAGCCGGCCGAGGGCGGGCCGGCGGCCGCGCCGGCAGACGTCGCGTCGGCCGCATCCGCCGACGCCGACGTGCCGTCCGCGGCATCCGACGACTCCACGGGCGCCGCCGCCTCATGA
- a CDS encoding ABC transporter permease, with amino-acid sequence MTTTDLGTPGPSAPALEPTPIAARPRIGALTAESVFIGRSFRHSVRDVESMLMAVMLPVMLMLMFTWIFGNAIDPTGGYVDYVVPGIILLCAGFGASSTAVSVSRDMTTGVIDRFRTMPIRSGAVLTGHVVASLARNLVATAVVICVGLLVGFSPTATPVEWVGVFAVVALYILAITSLFAAIGLAAGTPEAASGYGFILLFLPYVSSAFVPVSTMPEWLQPIAEHQPITPVIETIRALLTDAPIGDQGWWALGWCVVIIVVAMAWGAWLFARKSGRR; translated from the coding sequence ATGACCACGACCGATCTCGGCACCCCGGGCCCGAGCGCCCCCGCCCTCGAGCCCACCCCGATCGCCGCGCGCCCGCGCATCGGAGCCCTCACCGCGGAGTCGGTGTTCATCGGCCGCAGCTTCCGGCACTCGGTGCGCGACGTCGAGTCGATGCTCATGGCCGTCATGCTCCCGGTGATGCTGATGCTGATGTTCACCTGGATCTTCGGCAACGCCATCGACCCGACCGGCGGCTACGTCGACTACGTCGTGCCGGGCATCATCCTGCTCTGCGCCGGCTTCGGAGCCTCGTCGACGGCCGTGTCCGTGTCGCGCGACATGACGACGGGCGTCATCGACCGGTTCCGCACGATGCCGATCCGCAGCGGGGCCGTGCTCACCGGCCATGTCGTCGCGAGCCTCGCCCGCAACCTCGTCGCGACGGCCGTCGTGATCTGCGTCGGCCTGCTCGTGGGCTTCAGCCCGACCGCCACGCCCGTCGAATGGGTCGGCGTGTTCGCCGTCGTCGCCCTGTACATCCTCGCGATCACGTCGCTGTTCGCCGCGATCGGCCTCGCGGCCGGCACGCCGGAGGCGGCGAGCGGCTACGGGTTCATCCTGCTGTTCCTGCCGTACGTCTCGAGCGCCTTCGTGCCCGTCTCCACGATGCCCGAGTGGCTGCAGCCCATCGCGGAGCACCAGCCGATCACCCCGGTCATCGAGACGATCCGCGCCCTGCTCACCGACGCGCCGATCGGAGACCAGGGATGGTGGGCGCTCGGCTGGTGCGTCGTGATCATCGTGGTCGCGATGGCCTGGGGCGCATGGCTGTTCGCGCGCAAGTCGGGTCGCCGCTGA
- the prmC gene encoding peptide chain release factor N(5)-glutamine methyltransferase, whose amino-acid sequence MDERMPQPAEDRSARGVREAVVARLQAAGVPDAEVDAELLMGHVLGLSRGGVQARLIMGGELGEADAAELAALVERRAAREPLQHITGRAPFRLLDLLVGPGVLVPRPETEVVAQLAIDALRAVPAEAPIAVDLGTGSGALALALATEVPHARVHAVELSPEAAAWARRNIDEVGADVDLVVGDLADALPELDGRVSVVVSNPPYVPAAELPHDVEVLVHDPEVALYGGDDGLDVIRALSVRAFALLHPGGTLVFEHFETQSAAIAELLRADGWRAISHHRDLTGRDRATTATR is encoded by the coding sequence ATGGATGAACGGATGCCGCAGCCCGCCGAGGACCGTTCGGCCCGGGGCGTTCGCGAGGCGGTCGTCGCCCGACTGCAGGCGGCGGGCGTGCCCGACGCCGAGGTCGACGCCGAGCTGCTGATGGGGCACGTGCTCGGGCTCTCGCGAGGCGGCGTGCAGGCGCGCCTCATCATGGGCGGCGAACTGGGCGAGGCGGATGCCGCGGAGCTGGCCGCGCTCGTCGAGCGCCGCGCCGCGCGGGAGCCGTTGCAGCACATCACGGGGCGGGCGCCGTTCCGGCTGCTCGACCTGCTCGTGGGTCCGGGCGTGCTCGTGCCCCGTCCCGAGACCGAGGTGGTCGCGCAGCTCGCGATCGACGCGCTGCGGGCGGTGCCGGCCGAGGCGCCGATCGCGGTGGATCTCGGCACGGGCAGCGGGGCGCTCGCGCTGGCGCTCGCGACCGAGGTGCCGCACGCACGCGTGCACGCGGTCGAACTCTCGCCCGAGGCGGCGGCCTGGGCGCGGCGCAACATCGACGAGGTCGGGGCCGATGTCGACCTGGTCGTGGGCGACCTCGCCGATGCACTGCCCGAGCTCGACGGCCGGGTCTCGGTGGTGGTGTCGAATCCGCCCTACGTTCCGGCGGCCGAGCTGCCGCACGACGTCGAGGTGCTCGTGCACGATCCCGAGGTCGCGCTCTACGGCGGCGACGACGGGCTCGACGTGATCCGGGCGCTGTCGGTGCGCGCGTTCGCTCTGCTGCACCCGGGCGGCACGCTCGTGTTCGAGCACTTCGAGACGCAGTCCGCGGCGATCGCGGAACTGCTGCGCGCCGACGGCTGGCGGGCGATCTCGCACCACCGCGACCTGACGGGGCGCGATCGGGCGACGACGGCGACGCGCTGA
- the epsC gene encoding serine O-acetyltransferase EpsC, with protein MSIFSRLREDLATARVHDPAARSDLEVFFVYSGLHAVWASRLTNRLWVAGFRFPARVISQLTRFLTGIEIHPGATIGRRFFIDHGMGVVIGETAIIGDDCMLYHGVTLGGKAPRHTAPGTKRHPTLGDGVTVGAGAKVLGDITIGEWSAVGANAVVTRSAPPHSLLVGVPAVPRPLSAAAADSSRGVHDWHI; from the coding sequence GTGAGCATCTTCTCCCGACTGAGAGAAGACCTCGCGACCGCTCGTGTGCACGACCCAGCCGCACGCAGCGATCTCGAGGTCTTCTTCGTGTACTCGGGCCTGCACGCGGTGTGGGCCTCACGACTGACCAACCGGCTCTGGGTCGCCGGATTCCGGTTCCCGGCCCGGGTGATCTCGCAGCTCACGCGCTTTCTCACCGGCATCGAGATCCACCCCGGCGCGACCATCGGCCGACGCTTCTTCATCGACCACGGCATGGGCGTCGTGATCGGCGAGACCGCGATCATCGGCGACGACTGCATGCTGTACCACGGCGTCACGCTCGGCGGCAAGGCGCCCCGTCACACCGCGCCGGGCACGAAGCGGCATCCGACGCTCGGCGACGGCGTCACGGTCGGGGCGGGCGCCAAGGTGCTCGGCGACATCACGATCGGCGAGTGGAGCGCGGTCGGCGCCAACGCGGTCGTCACGCGCAGCGCTCCCCCGCACTCGCTGCTCGTCGGCGTTCCCGCCGTGCCGCGCCCGCTGAGCGCCGCCGCGGCCGACTCGTCGCGCGGCGTGCACGACTGGCACATCTGA
- a CDS encoding TetR/AcrR family transcriptional regulator has protein sequence MAEPGPEQRPDPELPRGIALAWGVAAHPQRGPKRELSIERIVEVAIEIADSEGLGAVSMSRVASTLGFTTMSLYRYVTSKDDLVLLMQEAASELPVPDASLERGWRDGVTAWVLGIRAGYQRHPWLVDIPVSGAPLTPNSLMIVDWFLREVRDLPLDDGEKMATLLLCTSYARATSAQDRDIAAAAAAGAIAEATGEQSLSALMELVTPERFPDLAPLFQAGSYAEPSGADDPAPDSAPDFVFGLSRILDGIETYVERHGGEGRPDGADAAAADSAMLALDPPRDPEVREAAKARREAEKGVREAEKVLREAQKREREAVKRARERSERAHEREAREQERAQRRG, from the coding sequence ATGGCCGAACCGGGTCCCGAGCAGCGACCAGACCCCGAACTCCCCCGCGGCATCGCGCTCGCGTGGGGCGTCGCAGCCCACCCGCAGCGGGGGCCGAAACGCGAGCTCTCGATCGAGCGCATCGTCGAGGTCGCCATCGAGATCGCCGACTCGGAGGGCCTCGGCGCGGTCTCGATGAGCCGGGTCGCGTCGACGCTCGGCTTCACGACCATGTCGCTGTACCGGTACGTGACGAGCAAGGACGACCTCGTGCTGCTCATGCAGGAGGCCGCGAGCGAGCTGCCGGTGCCCGACGCGAGCCTCGAACGCGGATGGCGCGACGGCGTCACCGCATGGGTGCTCGGCATCAGGGCCGGCTACCAGCGGCATCCGTGGCTCGTCGACATCCCCGTCTCCGGCGCGCCGCTCACGCCGAACTCGCTCATGATCGTCGACTGGTTCCTGCGGGAGGTGCGGGACCTGCCGCTCGATGACGGCGAGAAGATGGCGACGTTGCTGCTCTGCACGAGCTACGCGCGCGCCACGAGCGCCCAGGATCGGGACATCGCGGCCGCGGCGGCCGCCGGCGCCATCGCGGAGGCGACGGGCGAGCAGTCGCTCAGCGCGCTCATGGAGCTCGTCACGCCCGAGCGGTTCCCCGACCTCGCGCCGCTCTTCCAGGCCGGTTCGTACGCCGAGCCGAGCGGTGCCGACGACCCGGCGCCCGACTCCGCGCCCGACTTCGTGTTCGGCCTCTCACGCATCCTCGACGGCATCGAGACGTACGTCGAGCGGCACGGCGGCGAGGGCAGGCCCGATGGGGCGGATGCCGCGGCAGCCGACTCGGCCATGCTCGCCCTCGACCCCCCGCGCGATCCCGAGGTGCGCGAGGCGGCGAAGGCCAGGCGCGAAGCCGAGAAGGGCGTGCGCGAGGCCGAGAAGGTGCTGCGCGAGGCGCAGAAGCGCGAACGAGAGGCCGTCAAGCGCGCGAGGGAGCGGTCCGAGCGTGCCCACGAGCGAGAGGCCCGCGAGCAGGAGCGCGCCCAGCGTCGAGGCTGA
- the atpE gene encoding ATP synthase F0 subunit C → MDATTVLAEINGNIATVGYGLAAIGPAIGVGIVVGKTIEGVARQPELAGRLQVLMWIGIAFTEALAFIGIATYFIFV, encoded by the coding sequence GTGGACGCAACCACCGTTCTCGCTGAGATCAACGGCAACATCGCGACGGTCGGCTACGGCCTCGCAGCCATCGGCCCGGCCATCGGCGTGGGCATCGTCGTCGGCAAGACCATCGAGGGCGTGGCTCGCCAGCCCGAGCTCGCCGGTCGCCTCCAGGTCCTGATGTGGATCGGTATCGCCTTCACCGAGGCGCTCGCCTTCATCGGTATCGCGACCTACTTCATCTTCGTCTGA